Below is a window of Ralstonia pickettii DNA.
ACCGGCAGCGGCGAAGCTCGCCGATACAGCGCACGGAACGTGGATAGGCGTTCAGCAAGCCGCGCGTGGCGTGCGGCATCGGGCCGATACGTGGCTTGCACGGGCGGCTTGGCGCAGACAGCTGCTTCGATGCCGCCATCGGCCATCCAGCCCAGGCGGGCAGCACCGAGCGCGCCACCGGCTTCGCTGCCGACATGCGTGGTCAGTTCTGTGTCGAGCGTGTCGGCCAGCAACTGCGCCCAGAACGGACTGCGCGAGCCGCCGCCCACAAACGAGAGCGAGGTCACCTGTGTGCCGGCTGCGCGCAAGGCGTCCAGGCCATCCGCCATGCCGAAGGCGACGCCTTCGATCACGGCATAGCCCAGCGCGGCGCGGTCGCTGGCATGCGTGAGGTTGTGAAAATGGCCTTGCGCAAACGCATCGTTGTGCGGCGTACGTTCGCCGCTGAGGTAGGGCAGGAAGAACGGCGCTGACTGGCGTTCCGTTTGTTCCGTGGCGGCCAGCGCGGCAATTTCAGGCAGCAGCGTGGTTTCCGGCACGCTCGTCAGCCGGCAGAACCAGCGCAGGCAGCTCGCGGCGGAAAGCATCACACTCATCTGGTGCCAGCGCCCCGGCAGCGCATGGCAGAACGCATGCAGGGCTTGGGCGGGGTTCGGACGGAAGCGGTCGTTGACCACAAAGATCACGCCCGATGTGCCCAGCGACAGAAAGCCATCGCCGGGCTGAGTCGCGCCGATGCCTACAGCGCTGGCTGCACCATCGCCACCGCCGCCAGCCACGACGACGCCATGCGCGAGGCCCCATGCATCGGCCACCTCGGGCAGCAGCGTTCCGCTGGGGGCGCTGCCTTCCACCAGGCGCGGCATCTTGCTGGGTGCCAAGCCCGTCGCGGCGAGCAGTTCGTCGGACCACGCGCGCCGTGCCACGTCCAGCCATAGCGTGCCGCCCGCA
It encodes the following:
- the xylB gene encoding xylulokinase — protein: MYLGIDLGTSEVKVLLLDAAGTIVGTAGEPLTVSRPHPGWAEQTPEDWWQATSAAIGKLRDAAPEAFAATRAIGLSGQMHGAVLLDARNRVLRPAMLWNDTRSTAECVELTRRVPNLHTVAGNLAMPGFTAPKLLWSARHEPDVFNAIDCVLLPKDYLRLRLTGERASDPSDAGGTLWLDVARRAWSDELLAATGLAPSKMPRLVEGSAPSGTLLPEVADAWGLAHGVVVAGGGGDGAASAVGIGATQPGDGFLSLGTSGVIFVVNDRFRPNPAQALHAFCHALPGRWHQMSVMLSAASCLRWFCRLTSVPETTLLPEIAALAATEQTERQSAPFFLPYLSGERTPHNDAFAQGHFHNLTHASDRAALGYAVIEGVAFGMADGLDALRAAGTQVTSLSFVGGGSRSPFWAQLLADTLDTELTTHVGSEAGGALGAARLGWMADGGIEAAVCAKPPVQATYRPDAARHARLAERLSTFRALYRRASPLPVTPATQSTNLPLPA